A genomic window from Streptosporangiales bacterium includes:
- a CDS encoding LysR family transcriptional regulator, whose protein sequence is MLQTSWLHTFEAVVRLGSFADAGRELDYTTSAVSQQMAALERTTGLQLFERHSRHITCTPTATYLYERSSELIGLLSRVQNELTRLSAGKAGRIRIGSFASAGTALLPRAFERFLRNRDDIEVTLDEGEPHDLVPRVVQGDIDVGLVFRYDLVPRTWPNELRVMELMTEPLVVIASSRHRLVRRKRPASFDQLTDERWIATLEGTALHSCLLARGVASGFRPDIAFRTNNFAAVRGLVSAAVGVAIIPTFAYDPSKDIKALTIGDGLPQRHVAAVSRRLDDGPLVNAFLRSLRDAADSMTGYRKPVPQGAS, encoded by the coding sequence ATGCTGCAAACGAGCTGGCTACATACCTTCGAGGCCGTCGTACGACTGGGCTCCTTCGCGGACGCAGGGCGAGAGCTCGACTACACGACTTCGGCCGTGTCGCAACAGATGGCGGCGCTGGAACGCACCACAGGCCTGCAGCTGTTCGAGCGCCACTCGAGACACATCACGTGCACGCCGACCGCGACGTATCTGTACGAACGCAGCAGCGAGCTGATCGGGCTGCTCTCGCGCGTACAGAACGAGCTGACCAGGCTGTCGGCGGGGAAGGCCGGCCGGATAAGGATCGGCAGCTTCGCCTCTGCGGGCACCGCGCTGCTACCGCGCGCGTTCGAACGCTTCCTGCGCAACCGTGACGACATCGAGGTCACGCTCGACGAGGGCGAACCGCACGACCTGGTGCCGCGCGTAGTGCAAGGCGATATCGACGTCGGCCTGGTGTTCCGCTACGACCTGGTGCCCCGCACCTGGCCGAACGAGCTGCGTGTGATGGAGCTGATGACCGAACCCCTCGTCGTCATCGCGTCGAGCAGGCATCGGTTGGTGCGGCGGAAACGACCAGCCAGCTTCGACCAGCTCACCGACGAGCGATGGATCGCGACACTGGAAGGCACCGCGCTACATTCGTGCCTGCTCGCACGTGGTGTCGCGTCCGGCTTCCGACCCGACATCGCGTTCCGCACCAACAACTTCGCGGCGGTACGCGGCCTGGTGAGCGCGGCGGTGGGCGTCGCGATCATCCCCACGTTCGCGTACGACCCGAGCAAGGACATCAAGGCGCTCACCATCGGGGACGGCCTGCCGCAACGCCACGTCGCGGCGGTCTCGCGCCGCCTCGACGACGGCCCGTTGGTGAACGCGTTCCTCAGGTCCCTGCGCGACGCGGCCGACAGCATGACCGGCTACCGCAAGCCGGTGCCGCAAGGGGCGTCCTAG
- a CDS encoding transporter substrate-binding domain-containing protein encodes MHRLLRCRSLALAAVLALFAVLSACGGGGGAGGEQQAEGNKVVVKVGWVPTVAWITWLATVDQLDSPEFRLQLTDFKSSSDTLVSLTNGSIDLGAVGYNVLADTLGKSDVDLQYVAGASTKSATFIAGKDAGVDGWSDLKGKRVGGVRGSAEYVHLVNGLRKNGMKLGKDVKFVNFQSGTDIMLALQRGEVDATISYEPLASQATIDGVAKRVPAIQDTLFDNSFEVSSGILARGDFLEKHPKWGVEIIKTYTEMEAKLKKDPAFAQEVYLKHATGEPKVLDEAFKHVTLDYRLDQDQVQRVETALLDAGQLDPSVKGKLVEHLDYSFLEKATGKSPTELGKSSS; translated from the coding sequence ATGCATCGGCTCCTGCGTTGCCGTTCTCTCGCACTCGCAGCCGTGCTCGCCCTGTTCGCCGTACTCAGCGCCTGTGGCGGGGGTGGTGGCGCCGGCGGTGAGCAGCAGGCGGAGGGGAACAAGGTGGTCGTCAAGGTCGGCTGGGTACCGACCGTCGCGTGGATCACCTGGCTCGCCACCGTCGACCAGCTCGACTCACCGGAGTTCCGGCTGCAGCTCACCGACTTCAAGAGCTCCTCGGACACGCTCGTCTCGTTGACGAACGGTTCGATCGACCTCGGTGCGGTCGGCTACAACGTCCTCGCCGACACCTTGGGCAAGAGCGATGTCGACCTGCAGTACGTCGCCGGCGCCTCGACGAAGAGTGCGACGTTCATCGCCGGCAAGGACGCCGGGGTCGACGGCTGGTCGGATCTGAAGGGCAAGCGAGTCGGCGGAGTCCGTGGCTCTGCTGAGTACGTCCACCTGGTGAACGGCTTGCGCAAGAACGGCATGAAGCTCGGCAAGGACGTGAAGTTCGTCAACTTCCAGTCCGGCACCGACATCATGTTGGCTCTCCAGCGCGGTGAGGTCGACGCGACGATCAGCTACGAACCGCTGGCCAGCCAGGCGACCATCGACGGCGTCGCGAAGCGGGTACCGGCGATCCAGGACACGCTGTTCGACAACTCGTTCGAGGTGTCGAGCGGCATCCTCGCGCGAGGTGACTTCCTGGAGAAGCACCCGAAGTGGGGTGTCGAGATCATCAAGACGTACACCGAGATGGAAGCCAAGCTGAAGAAGGACCCGGCGTTCGCGCAGGAGGTCTACCTGAAGCATGCGACCGGTGAGCCCAAGGTGCTCGACGAGGCGTTCAAGCACGTGACCCTGGACTACCGCCTCGACCAGGACCAGGTCCAACGGGTCGAGACCGCATTGCTCGATGCCGGTCAGCTCGACCCAAGCGTCAAGGGGAAGCTCGTCGAACACCTCGACTACAGCTTCCTGGAGAAGGCTACGGGCAAGTCGCCCACCGAGCTCGGGAAGTCGTCGTCGTGA
- a CDS encoding ABC transporter permease subunit — protein MTTPAESPADAEATAPEDPRPTKGRPIWLRLLLPVVIPVVVIAVWQYVGSRHLLAGGLFPSATACLDALWAWIFGGNQGDAVAGKWLSALGASTTRVALGFVIGTFLGVLLGLISGISWIGRRMVDPSVNAIRPISVTAWVPLALIIFGIGYRPAIFLTALATFFPVYVNTLSGARYAEGRLVQAARMLGARPSQITFRVVLPAALPNIVVGMRVAAAIAWTTVVVAEMLGAKSGLGYTLMYSYSQFKFDYVVAAMISIGAAGFATDKLLEYLAERRMSWVVGQSSDAA, from the coding sequence ATGACGACACCAGCCGAGTCGCCGGCCGACGCCGAGGCGACGGCGCCGGAGGACCCGCGGCCCACGAAGGGACGCCCGATCTGGCTGCGGTTGTTGTTGCCGGTGGTGATCCCCGTGGTCGTCATCGCGGTCTGGCAGTACGTCGGGTCACGACACCTGCTTGCCGGTGGGCTGTTCCCTTCGGCGACCGCGTGCCTGGACGCGCTGTGGGCGTGGATCTTCGGCGGCAACCAGGGTGACGCGGTTGCCGGCAAGTGGTTGAGCGCACTCGGTGCCAGCACGACGAGGGTCGCGTTGGGTTTCGTGATCGGCACTTTCCTCGGTGTGCTGCTCGGGTTGATCAGCGGCATCTCGTGGATCGGGCGGCGGATGGTGGATCCGTCCGTGAACGCCATCCGGCCGATCTCCGTCACTGCGTGGGTGCCGCTGGCACTGATCATCTTCGGCATCGGCTACCGGCCGGCGATCTTCCTGACGGCGTTGGCCACGTTCTTCCCGGTGTACGTCAACACGCTCTCCGGTGCGAGGTACGCGGAGGGCCGGCTGGTGCAAGCAGCCCGGATGCTCGGGGCGCGGCCGTCGCAGATCACCTTCCGTGTGGTGCTGCCGGCGGCGTTGCCGAACATCGTGGTGGGGATGCGTGTGGCGGCTGCGATCGCATGGACCACGGTCGTGGTGGCGGAGATGCTCGGTGCGAAGAGCGGGCTCGGCTACACGTTGATGTACAGCTACAGCCAGTTCAAGTTCGACTATGTCGTCGCGGCGATGATCAGCATCGGTGCTGCCGGGTTCGCCACCGACAAGTTGTTGGAATACCTGGCGGAGCGACGAATGAGTTGGGTCGTCGGCCAGTCGTCCGACGCGGCCTGA
- a CDS encoding phytanoyl-CoA dioxygenase, protein MILPTVREGCYCPENRFSDVEQATYTCDLKGDVMAFLDSSQTTALMDDGYLVLDGVLDVQRDLQPVLDGYEVVLEELAVTLHQRGEISSTFADLPFGQRLIRITRERGRSVSQHFDISLPQTGVRADTPMHVGPACFNLLTNSNLLDIAESIIGPDIYCSPVGHVRMKLPEGTISAGDGMMAKIPWHQDNGVVLEEADDAEVLTVWLPLTEATVENGCLQVIPAPRNTDLMAHCPSSSKGAHIPDKYVPADAVVSLPTRPGSILLMHPRTPHSSLENSTTDQVRISMDLRYQPVGTPTGRPHFPGFVARSRTRPQDVLSDAAAWSAMWHTARADLAAGSTPSFNRWSADSPVCA, encoded by the coding sequence ATGATACTTCCCACGGTGCGCGAAGGATGTTACTGTCCGGAGAATCGATTCTCGGATGTCGAGCAAGCAACGTACACGTGTGACCTCAAGGGAGATGTCATGGCGTTCCTCGACAGTTCGCAGACCACAGCCCTGATGGATGACGGCTACCTGGTCCTCGACGGTGTGCTCGACGTCCAGCGCGATCTGCAGCCGGTTCTCGACGGGTACGAGGTGGTGCTCGAAGAGCTGGCGGTCACCCTGCACCAGCGCGGCGAGATCTCGTCGACCTTCGCCGACCTGCCGTTCGGGCAACGGCTGATCCGCATCACGAGGGAGCGCGGCCGCAGCGTCTCGCAGCACTTCGACATCAGCTTGCCGCAAACTGGAGTACGTGCCGACACACCGATGCACGTCGGACCCGCGTGTTTCAACCTGCTGACCAACAGCAACCTGCTCGACATCGCCGAGAGCATCATCGGCCCGGACATCTACTGCAGCCCTGTCGGGCACGTGCGGATGAAGCTCCCCGAAGGCACCATCTCTGCCGGCGACGGCATGATGGCCAAGATCCCGTGGCATCAGGACAACGGCGTGGTGCTCGAGGAGGCCGACGACGCCGAGGTGCTGACGGTGTGGTTGCCGTTGACGGAGGCGACCGTCGAGAACGGCTGCCTGCAGGTCATCCCTGCTCCCCGTAACACCGACCTGATGGCGCACTGCCCGTCGTCCAGCAAGGGCGCTCACATCCCGGACAAGTACGTGCCCGCGGACGCGGTCGTCTCGTTGCCCACGCGGCCAGGGAGCATCCTGCTCATGCATCCACGCACCCCGCACAGCTCGCTGGAGAACTCCACCACCGACCAGGTGCGGATCAGTATGGACCTGCGTTATCAACCGGTGGGTACTCCTACCGGGAGGCCGCATTTCCCCGGCTTCGTGGCTCGGTCACGCACACGTCCGCAGGACGTGCTCTCCGATGCTGCTGCGTGGAGCGCGATGTGGCACACGGCGCGGGCGGATCTTGCCGCCGGATCCACCCCCTCGTTCAACCGATGGAGCGCTGACTCACCCGTCTGTGCCTAG
- the nuoN gene encoding NADH-quinone oxidoreductase subunit NuoN, with protein sequence MKAPTIEYTQLLPILIVFGAAVIGVLIEAFASREARRSLQVPLAFAAVAFAFAGLFFAGGGHTVAAMGAVGVDTPTIFIQGTILLLTFVSLLLVAERKVSAGGSFVAEASAVPGSEQERRGLREGSEHTEVYPLVLFSVGGMLLFPAANDLLMMFVALEVLSLPLYLLCGLARRRRLLSQEAALKYFLLGAFASAFFLYGVALLYGYAGTVTLAGIAEAAGSSTENSVLLYAGLALLGVGLLFKIGAVPFHSWTPDVYQGAPTAVTAFMAACTKVAAFGALLRVFYVAFGGMRWDWQPMMWVIAILTMVVGSVLAITQTDVKRMLAYSSVAHAGFILTAVIAASERGLSSALFYLGAYGFSVLGAFAIVTLVRDGAGEANHLSRWVGLGRRSPLVAALFAFFLLAFAGIPLTSGFTGKYAVFLAAVDSGLMPLVIVGLLSSVVAAFFYVRVIVLMFFQMPKEDVATVAAPSAYTSIAIALGVAVTVVLGILPGPVLQLAEQAARNLFVG encoded by the coding sequence ATGAAGGCTCCCACCATCGAGTACACGCAGCTGCTGCCGATCCTCATCGTGTTCGGCGCCGCGGTCATCGGTGTGCTCATCGAGGCGTTCGCGTCGCGGGAGGCCAGAAGGTCGCTGCAGGTGCCGCTCGCGTTCGCCGCGGTGGCGTTCGCGTTCGCGGGGCTGTTCTTCGCCGGCGGCGGGCACACCGTCGCGGCGATGGGTGCGGTCGGCGTGGACACCCCGACCATCTTCATCCAGGGCACGATCCTGCTGCTGACGTTCGTGAGCCTGCTGCTCGTGGCCGAGCGCAAGGTGTCCGCCGGCGGCTCGTTCGTCGCAGAGGCGTCGGCGGTGCCCGGCAGCGAGCAGGAACGCCGCGGGCTGCGCGAGGGTTCCGAGCACACCGAGGTGTACCCGCTGGTGCTGTTCTCCGTCGGGGGCATGCTGCTGTTCCCCGCGGCCAACGACCTGCTGATGATGTTCGTGGCGCTCGAAGTGCTCTCGCTGCCGCTGTACCTGCTGTGCGGCCTGGCTCGTCGACGCCGGCTGCTCTCGCAGGAAGCAGCGCTGAAGTACTTCCTGCTCGGCGCGTTCGCGTCCGCGTTCTTCCTCTACGGCGTTGCGCTGCTCTACGGCTACGCCGGCACGGTCACGCTCGCCGGCATCGCCGAGGCCGCGGGTTCGAGCACCGAGAACAGCGTGCTGCTGTACGCCGGCCTCGCGCTGCTCGGCGTCGGCCTGCTGTTCAAGATCGGTGCGGTGCCTTTCCACAGCTGGACCCCGGACGTCTACCAGGGCGCCCCGACCGCCGTCACCGCGTTCATGGCCGCCTGCACGAAGGTCGCCGCCTTCGGCGCGCTGCTGCGGGTTTTCTACGTGGCCTTCGGCGGGATGCGCTGGGACTGGCAGCCGATGATGTGGGTGATCGCCATCCTCACCATGGTAGTCGGTTCGGTGCTCGCTATCACGCAGACGGACGTCAAGCGGATGCTGGCGTACTCGTCGGTGGCGCATGCCGGCTTCATCCTGACCGCGGTGATCGCGGCGTCCGAGCGGGGGCTGTCGAGCGCGCTGTTCTACCTGGGCGCGTACGGCTTCTCGGTGCTCGGCGCGTTCGCGATCGTCACGCTCGTCCGCGACGGCGCCGGCGAGGCGAACCATCTCTCCCGCTGGGTGGGACTCGGCCGCCGGTCGCCTCTGGTGGCCGCGCTGTTCGCGTTCTTCCTGCTCGCGTTTGCCGGCATCCCGCTGACCAGTGGGTTTACTGGCAAGTACGCCGTGTTCCTGGCCGCCGTCGACAGCGGGTTGATGCCGCTGGTGATCGTCGGTCTGCTGAGCAGCGTGGTGGCCGCGTTCTTCTACGTGCGCGTGATCGTGCTGATGTTCTTCCAGATGCCGAAGGAAGACGTCGCGACGGTAGCGGCGCCGAGTGCGTACACCTCGATCGCGATCGCGCTCGGGGTGGCGGTTACCGTAGTGCTGGGTATCCTGCCCGGACCCGTGTTGCAGTTGGCCGAACAGGCGGCCAGGAACCTGTTCGTCGGCTGA
- a CDS encoding ATP-binding cassette domain-containing protein: MPDITLEHVTVDFHTGKRRNKQTVRALDDVDLKVADREFVCLLGPSGCGKSTLLNLVAGFRHPTAGRITVGGQPVSGPGPDRGVVFQDANIFPWLSVEKNVAFGPQMRGVTGSAELREQVHTYLSRVGLSDFADRLPLQLSGGMRQRVALARVLINDPPVLLMDEPFGALDAQTRIIMQELLLELWEKERKTVIFVTHDIDEALLLADRVYVMSVRPGRIQDTIEVPLERPRAYQVTNESVFRDLRNRLFEQLHDQALVAESL; the protein is encoded by the coding sequence ATGCCGGATATCACCCTCGAACACGTCACCGTCGACTTCCACACCGGCAAGCGTCGTAACAAGCAAACGGTTCGCGCGCTCGACGACGTCGACCTGAAGGTCGCCGACCGTGAGTTCGTCTGCCTGCTCGGTCCCAGCGGCTGCGGGAAGTCGACACTGCTGAATCTCGTCGCCGGTTTCCGACATCCCACGGCTGGGCGGATCACCGTTGGTGGGCAACCGGTGAGTGGGCCAGGGCCCGACCGCGGCGTGGTGTTCCAGGACGCCAACATCTTCCCCTGGCTCAGCGTCGAGAAGAACGTCGCGTTCGGCCCGCAGATGCGCGGTGTCACCGGAAGCGCCGAGCTGCGCGAGCAGGTGCACACGTACCTCTCGCGGGTGGGCCTATCCGATTTCGCGGACCGGTTGCCACTGCAGCTGTCCGGCGGAATGCGCCAGCGGGTCGCGCTGGCGCGGGTGCTCATCAACGACCCGCCCGTGCTGCTGATGGACGAACCGTTCGGTGCGCTCGACGCGCAGACCCGCATCATCATGCAGGAGCTGCTGCTCGAGCTGTGGGAGAAGGAAAGAAAGACCGTCATCTTCGTGACGCACGACATCGACGAAGCGCTGCTGCTCGCGGATCGGGTGTACGTGATGTCCGTACGGCCAGGGCGAATCCAGGACACCATCGAGGTTCCACTCGAGCGCCCGCGTGCATATCAGGTGACGAACGAGAGCGTGTTCCGCGACCTGCGCAACCGCCTGTTCGAGCAGCTACACGACCAAGCCCTCGTCGCTGAGTCCCTGTGA
- a CDS encoding LacI family DNA-binding transcriptional regulator, producing the protein MATIKEVAAAAGVAPSVVSRLLNGDATLRIRPETRDRIHGAVEQLRYTPNVAARSLRGARSGAIAMALHEVVNPVYAEIVAGAQAAAADHDQALFLGDVDNLAQGSGTLVRLIDGGALDGLVIQGASRPSDDVLAHLANKVPTVMLQEDPRPGIGVVALPDEQAARVATEHLVELGHTRVGCVTTMRGTRHARDRLRGWRRALQAAGIKPEPTDWLWGLWNEPESGARVMGRLLDRSPDLTAVVVCNVIAAIGALGAASDRGYEVPRDISVLAIHDLPLARFVRPALTTVQLPLAELGRQGVDLLADSTRAADASLVVSEPAPALIPRASTAPPPA; encoded by the coding sequence ATGGCAACGATCAAGGAGGTCGCGGCGGCAGCCGGGGTCGCGCCGTCCGTGGTGTCCCGTCTCCTCAACGGCGACGCCACATTGCGCATCAGGCCGGAGACCCGCGATCGCATCCACGGCGCCGTAGAACAGTTGCGCTACACCCCCAACGTCGCCGCCCGGTCGCTGCGCGGTGCTCGGTCGGGGGCGATCGCCATGGCGCTGCACGAGGTGGTCAACCCGGTCTACGCGGAGATCGTCGCGGGCGCCCAGGCCGCCGCGGCGGACCACGACCAGGCGCTGTTCCTCGGTGACGTCGACAACCTGGCGCAGGGCTCGGGCACCCTCGTACGCCTGATCGACGGCGGTGCACTCGACGGCCTGGTGATTCAGGGGGCGAGCCGCCCGTCGGACGACGTACTCGCGCACCTCGCCAACAAGGTCCCCACCGTCATGCTGCAGGAGGATCCGCGTCCCGGGATCGGCGTGGTCGCGCTGCCGGACGAGCAGGCGGCACGCGTCGCCACCGAGCATCTCGTCGAGCTCGGACACACCCGCGTCGGCTGCGTCACCACCATGCGCGGCACCCGGCACGCGCGCGACCGGCTCCGCGGCTGGCGTCGCGCCCTGCAGGCGGCGGGGATCAAACCAGAACCGACGGACTGGCTGTGGGGACTGTGGAACGAGCCGGAGTCAGGCGCCCGCGTGATGGGCCGCCTGCTCGACCGCAGCCCGGACCTCACCGCGGTCGTGGTGTGCAACGTGATCGCGGCCATCGGCGCGCTGGGAGCCGCCAGCGACCGCGGCTACGAGGTACCGCGCGACATCTCCGTGCTGGCGATCCACGACCTCCCGCTGGCCAGGTTCGTGCGTCCCGCCCTCACCACCGTGCAGCTCCCGCTGGCCGAGCTCGGCCGGCAGGGTGTGGACCTGCTCGCCGACAGCACCCGCGCCGCCGATGCAAGCCTGGTCGTCTCTGAACCGGCCCCCGCCCTGATCCCGCGGGCGTCCACCGCACCCCCACCGGCCTGA
- a CDS encoding polyprenyl synthetase family protein, with amino-acid sequence MSTGFPVPDPALDQSLRSGLDAVEELLRTSVKSDYPFVSETAQHLLTAGGKRFRPLLVLLSAHFGDPRATGVVPAAVVVELTHLATLYHDDVMDEAELRRGAQSANARWDNTVAILTGDFLFARASDLLADLGPECVRIQARTFERLVHGQIRETIGPDDGADEVDHYLQVIGDKTASLIATAGRFGAMLGGADDTMVQRVAECCELIGLAFQLSDDLLDISGSSGEFGKTPGTDLREGVRTLPLLYALRSGDPADARLHELLESDLDADGAKLAEALELLRAHRAMQQAHDVLVDTADRARSALAPLPEGPARAVFESLCDYVVARTV; translated from the coding sequence ATAAGTACCGGTTTCCCCGTACCGGACCCCGCCCTCGACCAGTCGCTGCGGTCCGGGCTGGACGCCGTGGAAGAACTGCTCAGGACCTCGGTCAAGAGCGACTACCCGTTCGTCTCCGAGACCGCGCAACACCTGCTGACGGCGGGTGGCAAGCGGTTCCGGCCGCTGCTGGTGCTGCTGAGCGCGCACTTCGGTGACCCGCGGGCGACCGGTGTCGTGCCGGCCGCGGTCGTCGTCGAGCTGACGCACCTGGCGACGCTGTACCACGACGACGTGATGGACGAGGCCGAGCTGCGCCGCGGCGCGCAGAGCGCGAACGCCCGGTGGGACAACACCGTCGCGATCCTGACCGGCGACTTCCTGTTCGCCCGCGCGTCCGACCTGCTGGCCGACCTCGGCCCGGAGTGCGTGCGGATCCAGGCCAGGACGTTCGAGCGGCTGGTGCACGGTCAGATCAGGGAGACCATCGGGCCGGACGACGGTGCGGACGAGGTCGACCACTACCTGCAGGTGATCGGCGACAAGACCGCGTCGCTCATCGCGACCGCCGGCCGGTTCGGTGCCATGCTCGGCGGCGCCGACGACACCATGGTGCAGCGGGTGGCCGAGTGCTGTGAGCTGATCGGGTTGGCGTTCCAGCTCAGCGACGACCTGCTGGACATCTCCGGCAGTTCCGGCGAGTTCGGCAAGACCCCCGGCACCGACCTGCGCGAGGGCGTACGTACCCTGCCGCTGCTCTACGCACTCCGCTCCGGCGACCCGGCCGACGCTCGCCTGCATGAGCTGCTAGAGAGCGACCTGGACGCCGACGGCGCCAAGCTCGCGGAGGCCCTCGAGCTGCTGCGCGCCCACCGCGCGATGCAACAGGCGCACGACGTGCTCGTCGACACCGCGGACCGCGCCCGCAGCGCGTTGGCCCCGCTGCCAGAAGGCCCGGCCCGAGCGGTGTTCGAGTCCCTCTGCGACTACGTGGTGGCCCGCACCGTCTGA
- a CDS encoding NADH-quinone oxidoreductase subunit M, giving the protein MTSFPWLTVIGGVPLVGAIIVAAMPKASTEAAKRFALAVSCIVVVLTAVMAAQFRIDGPRFQFVEDYAWIPQFGVRYSLGLDGIGLVLVGLTVLLVPIALLGAWREKGAVSGEDGPGIKGYFALALVLETAVIGVFAATDLFVFYVLFEVMLVPMYFMIGRYGGPRRQYAAVKFFLYSLLGGMLMLAAVIGLAVIARQQGQTTFGFEALTQVDLSDSAARWLFLGFFIAFAIKAPMWPFHTWLPDAASEGRPTSALLLVGLMDKAGTFGMIRYCLELFPQAAHFFTPVIVGLAVISVLYGALAAIGQKDLLRLIAYTSVSHFGFIVLGIFAMTSQGQVGATFYMVSHGFSTGALFLLAGVLIARHGSRQIDDYGGVVKVAPVLAGTFLIACLSGLALPGMSTFISEFLVLLGTFGRYPVAAIVATLGIILAAFYMLWLYQRTMTGTPGAGVEKIRDLGRREKLAVAPLIALLLFLGLFPKPVLDVIDPAVQHTMTRLDVQDVSAEVQP; this is encoded by the coding sequence GTGACTTCGTTCCCCTGGCTCACCGTGATCGGTGGGGTGCCGCTCGTCGGGGCGATCATCGTCGCGGCGATGCCGAAGGCGAGCACCGAGGCCGCGAAGCGGTTCGCGCTTGCCGTCTCCTGCATCGTGGTCGTGCTGACCGCGGTCATGGCGGCGCAGTTCAGGATCGACGGCCCGCGGTTCCAGTTCGTCGAGGACTACGCGTGGATCCCGCAGTTCGGGGTCAGGTACTCGCTCGGTCTCGACGGCATCGGGTTGGTGCTCGTCGGGCTCACGGTGCTGCTCGTGCCGATCGCGCTGCTCGGCGCGTGGCGGGAGAAGGGCGCTGTCAGCGGCGAGGACGGTCCCGGCATCAAGGGCTACTTCGCCCTCGCGCTCGTGCTCGAGACCGCGGTCATCGGGGTGTTCGCCGCCACCGACCTGTTCGTCTTCTACGTGCTGTTCGAGGTCATGCTGGTCCCGATGTACTTCATGATCGGGCGCTACGGCGGTCCCCGACGGCAGTACGCGGCGGTCAAGTTCTTCCTGTACAGCTTGCTCGGCGGCATGCTGATGCTCGCCGCGGTGATCGGCCTGGCCGTCATCGCGCGCCAGCAGGGGCAGACCACGTTCGGCTTCGAGGCGCTGACGCAGGTCGACCTCAGCGACTCGGCGGCGCGCTGGTTGTTCCTCGGCTTCTTCATCGCGTTCGCCATCAAGGCGCCGATGTGGCCGTTCCACACCTGGCTGCCGGACGCCGCGTCCGAGGGCCGGCCGACGTCCGCGCTGCTGCTCGTCGGGCTGATGGACAAGGCCGGCACGTTCGGCATGATCAGGTACTGCCTGGAGCTGTTCCCGCAGGCCGCCCACTTCTTCACCCCGGTGATCGTGGGGCTCGCGGTGATCAGCGTGCTGTACGGCGCACTTGCGGCGATCGGGCAGAAGGACCTGTTGCGGCTGATCGCGTACACCTCGGTGTCGCACTTCGGCTTCATCGTGCTCGGCATCTTCGCTATGACCTCGCAGGGCCAGGTCGGTGCGACCTTCTACATGGTCAGCCACGGCTTCTCCACCGGCGCGCTGTTCCTGCTCGCCGGCGTGCTGATCGCCAGGCACGGGTCGCGGCAGATCGACGACTACGGCGGCGTGGTGAAGGTGGCACCGGTGCTCGCCGGCACCTTCCTGATCGCCTGCCTCTCCGGGCTGGCGCTGCCGGGCATGTCCACGTTCATCAGCGAGTTCCTGGTGCTGCTCGGCACGTTCGGGAGGTACCCGGTCGCGGCGATCGTCGCGACGCTGGGCATCATCCTCGCGGCGTTCTACATGCTCTGGCTGTACCAGCGCACGATGACCGGCACACCGGGAGCCGGCGTGGAGAAGATCCGCGACCTCGGCCGGCGCGAGAAGCTCGCGGTGGCGCCGCTGATCGCGCTGCTGCTCTTCCTCGGGTTGTTCCCGAAACCGGTACTCGACGTCATCGACCCCGCGGTACAACACACCATGACGCGGCTCGATGTGCAGGACGTGAGCGCGGAGGTCCAGCCGTGA